The Anser cygnoides isolate HZ-2024a breed goose chromosome 19, Taihu_goose_T2T_genome, whole genome shotgun sequence genome contains a region encoding:
- the MIF4GD gene encoding MIF4G domain-containing protein has protein sequence MGETGREEYKIQSFDTETQKLLKTALKDPSSVDLDKVANIIVDQSLKDCVFSKEAGRICYTIIQAESKQVGQSIFRRSLLNRLQQEYKDREDLRTRSLQAWICYVTFICNIFDYLRVNNMPMMALVNPVYDCLFRLAQPDSLRKEEEVDCLVLQLHRIGEQLEKMNSQRMDELFSLLRDGFLLQEGLSSLSQLLLLEIIEFRAADWKMTDAAQKYYYSEVTD, from the exons ATGGGGGAAACAGGCAGAGAAGAGTATAAAATACAGTCGTTTGACACCGAGACTCAGAAGCTGCTGAAAACAGCACTCAAAG acCCCAGCAGCGTGGACCTGGACAAAGTGGCCAATATTATAGTGGACCAGTCCCTCAAAGACTGTGTGTTCAGCAAGGAGGCAGGGCGCATCTGCTACACCATCATCCAG GCAGAGAGCAAACAAGTGGGCCAGAGCATCTTCCGGAGGAGCCTGCTGAACCGGCTGCAGCAGGAGTACAAGGACAGAGAGGATCTGCGCACCCGGTCGCTACAGGCATGGATCTGCTACGTCACCTTCATCTGCAACATCTTCGACTACCTGAGG GTGAACAACATGCCCATGATGGCTCTGGTGAACCCCGTTTATGACTGTCTGTTCCGGCTGGCACAGCCTGACAGCCTACggaaggaggaagag GTGGACTGCTTGGTGCTGCAGCTCCATCGCATTGGCGAACAGCTGGAGAAGATGAACTCACAGCGGATGGATgagctcttctccctcctccgAGATGGCTTCCTTCTGCAGGAAGGGCTCAgctccctgtcccagctcctgctgctggagatCATCGAGTTTCGGGCCGCCGACTGGAAGATGACGGACGCTGCCCAGAAATACTATTATAGCGAAGTGACAGATTAA